Proteins encoded in a region of the Maridesulfovibrio bastinii DSM 16055 genome:
- a CDS encoding FAD-dependent oxidoreductase — translation MQNNESTIAGHVCELPEFLEKPAPITNIEEIKEYDVVIIGAGSPGVPCALSAVESGAEVALLQKEAEASACGNFGSGIELSTSNPADVEALVSTLMAASSHRPKRGLLSSWAQNSGEAINWLIKKAEEAGAQVSNFGNGAHAELLEKYGYKIDFITSFFGPKPYDVGEALKALCGLAEKEGVNIFYNTPAQQLVLEDGRVIGVIAKSEGKYVQFNARKGVVMATGDYQNDGRMLSYYLPDVANLVPKKAGRTGDGHKMIVWAGGKIENLGHTKMCHDFDSGPATMCDMPFMRVKLNGKRFCDETLGMELMNCYLLGKEDSGQYCQIFDSAYMSKAADWSGGLVSPEEMKTWMPEEDVERNGVEEDLINTHKADTLEELAEKMGITDVPAFLETVKKYNEMTAAGADTEFGMPSEFMKSIDTPPYYGIHRHLGMSMACSGVEVNENLQCLDTQNNPIEGLYAIGNCAGNFFGGVEYPMAVAGLNLGHNYTQGYVVGKRLAKL, via the coding sequence ATGCAGAATAATGAATCGACCATTGCCGGTCATGTATGCGAACTGCCTGAATTTTTGGAAAAACCCGCACCGATAACCAATATTGAAGAAATAAAGGAATACGACGTTGTCATAATCGGTGCCGGATCTCCGGGTGTCCCTTGTGCTCTTTCTGCTGTTGAATCCGGTGCAGAAGTTGCCCTGTTGCAGAAAGAAGCCGAAGCTTCAGCTTGTGGTAATTTCGGTTCCGGAATCGAGCTGTCAACCAGTAATCCTGCTGATGTAGAAGCTTTAGTTTCCACACTTATGGCAGCATCTTCACACCGTCCGAAACGTGGTCTGCTCAGCTCCTGGGCTCAGAATTCCGGTGAGGCAATCAACTGGCTGATTAAAAAAGCTGAGGAAGCAGGCGCACAAGTCAGCAATTTTGGCAACGGTGCCCATGCAGAGCTTTTAGAAAAATATGGTTATAAAATTGATTTTATCACATCATTTTTCGGACCTAAACCTTATGATGTCGGTGAAGCCCTGAAGGCGTTATGCGGACTGGCAGAAAAAGAAGGTGTTAATATTTTCTACAATACGCCAGCGCAGCAGCTTGTTCTTGAAGATGGCCGGGTCATCGGGGTTATTGCTAAAAGTGAAGGCAAATACGTTCAGTTCAATGCCAGAAAAGGTGTTGTCATGGCTACAGGCGACTATCAGAATGATGGAAGAATGCTCTCCTATTATCTGCCGGATGTAGCTAATCTTGTTCCTAAAAAGGCCGGAAGAACCGGTGACGGACATAAAATGATCGTATGGGCTGGCGGTAAAATTGAAAATCTCGGCCATACAAAAATGTGTCATGATTTTGATTCCGGACCTGCAACCATGTGCGATATGCCGTTTATGCGCGTTAAACTGAATGGTAAACGCTTCTGCGACGAAACTCTTGGTATGGAACTTATGAACTGCTATTTGCTTGGTAAAGAGGATTCCGGCCAGTATTGCCAGATCTTCGATTCCGCTTATATGAGCAAGGCTGCGGATTGGTCTGGTGGATTGGTTTCACCTGAAGAAATGAAAACCTGGATGCCTGAAGAGGATGTAGAGCGGAACGGTGTTGAAGAAGATCTGATCAACACTCATAAAGCTGATACTCTTGAAGAGCTGGCAGAAAAAATGGGAATCACCGACGTTCCGGCTTTCCTCGAAACTGTAAAAAAATACAACGAGATGACTGCCGCTGGAGCTGATACCGAGTTCGGTATGCCTTCAGAGTTCATGAAATCCATTGACACTCCGCCATATTATGGCATTCACCGTCATTTGGGAATGTCCATGGCCTGCTCAGGAGTTGAAGTTAACGAGAACCTTCAATGCCTCGACACACAAAATAATCCTATTGAGGGATTGTATGCCATAGGCAACTGCGCCGGTAACTTTTTCGGAGGAGTTGAATATCCTATGGCTGTAGCCGGATTGAACCTTGGACATAATTATACACAGGGTTATGTCGTTGGTAAGAGATTGGCAAAATTATAA